The genomic window gtggcggctcagttcactgcaccacaatgccggccccagcatgctttattttttttaaagatttatttttattttacttgaaaggcaaagttacagagaagagggagagacacagagagacagagatcttccatgcgctggttcactccccaaatggtctcaatagcAGGGGCTgttcaggccaaagctaggagcccagagcttcatctggaacttccacgtggatgcagggcccagatacttggacagccttccactgccttcgcaggtgcattagcagggagctagattggaagtggagcagttcccatatgggatgctggcatcgtaggcagCGGCTTAAACCCCTCCCTCCACGAGGActctggccctgtcccagcaTGCTTTCTAATACTGGGAACAAGGTGAGCCAGAGAGTTCTTCCTTTTCAGCTGATGGACGCAGCAGGTGTGACGCTGTGCGGCCCTCCCACTTtcctttctgcttccttcccttgTTCTTAACCAGGTCCCACGTCCTGACGGAAAGCCTGACAACCTTGGCCTGTTGGTGTTGGATGAACCTTCTACAAAGCAGTCTGACCCTACAGTGCTCTCCCTGTGGCTGACGGAGAATTCCAAGCAGCACAACGTCACGGTAAGAGACTGGCCCATCCCAGGCCCCGCTGCAGAGGGCCAGCGGGGCCATTTGTACCGTGCTTCCTGTCGAAAGGAGTAGCTGTGGCTTTGGGCCAGCTCTATTTCGCAGACAGTTTACTCGGGACATAATCCACATATCGTGTAGTTGACCCTTTACACTGCCCCACTCATTGGTGCTTGGTGGGTTCACAGAGTTGTACAGCCATGGTCACCTTCTAATTTAGACACATTCTCATCGTTCCAAATAGAAACACCACGCACATACGGAGTCACtcctcattctctccccctcctgcccGGACGCCGGCAACCACTTCAGCCTCTTCTGGGGCTGCCTAGTGTTTAGTTGTTTGTGTTCACCACGTTTTGTTCACTCACTCACCACTCGTTCCCACTTTGATGAGCGATGCTACGGTGACTGTCCGGGGAGCAGTTTTGCATGGGCAGGTACTGTTCTTCCTCTTAGATCCCTGGGTAAGAGTGGGACTGCCGGGCCACAGGCTGTCGCTAACGTTGTCCGCAGTGGCCGCACCGCCGTGCAGTCCCACAGCAGTAACGGAGGGTCTGGTTTCTCCACAGCCTCACCAGCACTTGCTCTCAGCAGTCTTGTGGTTCTGGCCCTCCTGTGGGTGCGAAGTGGTGTCTCACTGTGGTCAGTCCTGCCCGTGGACTTGCCTGGAGCCTTTGCTGGGCCGTGGTTAGGCTGCCCTTTTCCTCGACTCCCTTGTATGTGGTGAGTCGCCCCGTTACAAACCAGAGCGCCGCTTCAGGACTGTCAGCCAGGGTCTCTCCTTGTTTTCCCAGCAACATGTGAAAGTAAAGAGCGTGGAAGACACGGAAAAGAATCCCAAAGCCATTGACACGTGGATCGAGAGTATCTGCGAGTTGCACCGGTCCAAGCCTCCTGCCACTGTGCACTACACCAGGTGAGAGTGCACACGCTGTGGCATGCCTCACCCTCGCCACCTTTGCCACCTTTGCCCCACTGCTCCCAAGAAGAGGCCCAAAGCCTGGGGACCAGTTTGGTCAGCTGCTGGCTGGGATTGCAGACAGAAGGATGCTGATTTCTCTGGTGTCATTACGGGGCCAGCTCCtctgagccccaggccctgggggaaTTTGGTTGGCACAGCCGAGGTTCTCCTGCATTCCTCATGGGCCAGAGTGAGGCCCTCTCCTCCCTCTAGGCACGTCCCAGTCCAgggcctgctgctgccctggatCCAGCTTTCTCATCACTGTTACCTCTGTATTTCCAGGCCCATGCCTGACATCGACACCCTGATGCAGGAATGGTCCCCAGAATTTGAGGAACTTTTGGGGAAGGTGAGTGGAAAGGAACAAGAAGTAAGAGATGTGGCCCTCATGCCATGGTCCAGTGTTTTGTCCCTTACGGTATTATTAACGTTTTAGAAATGGAAgtatgggggctggcgttgtggcttagcaggtaaagccagttcctgttctggctgctccgcttccaatccagctctctgctaatgacctggggaaagcagcggaagatggcccaagtgcttgggcccctgcgacctgtgtgggagaccgggatgaagctcctggatcctggctcctggcattggcctggctcagcccagccccagccattgtggccaacagatggaagatctctctctgcaactctgactttcaaataaatcatttttaaaaaataaaagaaaaattgaagtaCACCACCCAGTCAGAAGTGTGCACATGCGGTGAGTAGTGGTGCTGCTTTGGCCACTGAGCCCGCTGTGTGCGTTAGGTCAGTGTGCAGAACGCTGCCAGCTTCCTTGGAAGGCCTCAGGCCCCCACCTCCCAAGGCAGCCACCATCCTGACTTCTGATGGCATACATGAGCTTTGCCTGCAGGTGTTTTGtactttttctaaatttcttcaggatttttgttgtttttggttttgtttttaaggatttatttgtttatatgtaaggcagagtaacagagagggagggaaggaaatcttccatctgctggcccactccccagatgcccacaacaaccagtgctggctgaaaccaggagccaggaactccattctgctctcccacgtgggtgcaggggcccaagccctcggaccatctgctgccttcccatggaTATCAGCAGGGAagtggctcagaagtggagcagctgagatttgaaccagggcTCCTATATGGTCTGCAGGCATTGCAGTGACAgtttagcttgctgtgccacaatgccaacccctataTTATTTCAACTTAATCACGCTTTGGTGTCCTCTTTAGCCCAGTATTTTGGGATATTTGTCTATATTTTTCTGTGTGATTGTTCATTTGTTCTTGTTTCTATATAGCATTTTATCATTTGAATACTTAACAATTTATCCATACTATGATGGCATGTGGGAAGTTTCTAGTTTTTGGTTGTAACAATAGTGCAACTAGgacattcattttttgttttttaagatttatttatttacttgaaagagttacacacagagagaaggagaggcaaagagagagagagaggggggtcttccatcagctggttcactttcgAATTAgttgcaatggctgtagctgtgctgatctgaaggcaggagccaggagcttctaccgggtctcccacgtgggtgcaggggcccaagggcttgggccatcttctactgctttcccaggtcatagcagagagctggatcggaagtggagcagccgggacttgaactggtgcccatatgggatactggcactgcagatggcggctttacctgctacgccacagcaccagtcccaggaaCATTCTAACATATCTTTTGGTGAACATAtgcacttcttttattttattaatttatttatattttatttttttaaagatttatttatttaggtagagttacagagaggcagaggcagaggcagaaccatctgttggttcactccccaaatgccacaatgaccggagctgggctgatccaaagccaggagcctcccccaggtctcccatgtaggtgcagggctcaagcacttgggccatcctccactgctttcccaggccacagcagagagctggattggaagtggagcagatgggactagaaccagtgcccatatgggatgctggtaccataggtggcagctttaccccctacgccacagtgctggccccaatccttATGTTCTACTATGCTATCTATACCTCGGTGGCTTTTTTCTCCCTGCTAAAATGTAGGCTCCATGGAGACAGTTTTTAGTAGTTTCTTAAAGAAACAATGTCTTTCTTCATGACACTTTAAAAGTGTGACTAGGGGACTGGACAGCTAGATTACAGGACATCCCTCAGTGAATACTATGCCAGGGAACCATGGCAGGGATTATTTTGGCAGTATTAACAGACAGCAGTGGTACATGGTTAAATTGGGAAAAAGCAGGTAAGCAAATTTCAGAACTGTATGCACTGTTtttggtggagagagaaaaagttTTATGAAGGCTGTAGTTTTAAACTTGCCATGTGACTTGTCTTGATCCAGCGCCTGTCACCGGGGTACGACGCCATGTCTGTTTTCTCTGTCCCCATGGGGGTCTCAGGACCATTAGGGATTACAACATCAAGTAATTCCTTGGCCATAGCCAGCCACTTCTTCACAGATCCACACAGGAAGACAACACGGCCGTCTAGTTTAGTTACCAAACCCTTTGGTCTGACGGGTCACCCGCCACTCCGGTAGTCACTGAGTGTGACCAGTCTgcctccctgggggcaggggaagcGTGTGGAATGAGTTGGCCATGGCTGCTGTGTGAAGTGCCGCAGGCCAGGAGTGCAAGGTCAAGTTGTGGGCAGGGCTGGTTCCCTGAGGCCTCTCTGCTTGGCCATTTCCCTTCTTCACGTGGCTGTCCTCAGTGTGTGTCTGCCCTGGACGCCGATTGTGGTAAGACCACCGCTCGGACGGCACTGACGGTCTCAGGGTCACTCAGTGATCTCTCCACATACACTCACATTCTGCGGTGCAATCAACACAGAATcggggggccggggtggggggacacGGTTcaggctgggagccctggggcttGAGCCTTTTGACTTCTGATTGAACCTGCGCCCCGTGCAGGTGAGCCTGCCCACGGCCGAGATCGATTGCAGCCTGGCGGAATACATTGACATGATCTGTGGTGAGTGCTCTCCTGCTCCCCGCCCCTGCACAGATCCCGGCCAGGCTTTTGAAAGGCCGTGGGTGTGGGTACTGCCTCCAGTTGAGCCAGCACTCAAGGGTGATGCCTGGGTGCACATGGCTGCTTGCTGGGGACACACGCACGTGCCTGTCACCCCCGAGTTTGTTTGCTTCTGTTTCTAGGaagtgtgtttgtttgttttagccaTCCTGGACATCCCTGTCTACAAGAGCCGGAttcagtccctgcacctgctctttTCCCTCTACTCGGAGTTCAAGAATTCACAGGTGGGCCAGGCATGGAGCTCACCGTGGTCCCCCTGGGCTCACTGTGGCCGTGTCCCAGGGCTCTGTCTGCAGTTCCCACTGCCCTTCCGAgagcagcgggggagggggagggtgggagggtgtgcGCCTCGGGAAGCTGGGGGAGGGTCTCTGGAGGACTGTGTTCTCACAGCAGAACCAAGGGCCTCATGAGTGGAAGCAGGGAGGAGGTAAAAGAGGCCTCGTCTGtgaatctgtatttatttattttcattggagAAGCCGAGCGACAGATTCActgatggagatcttccatctgctggttcactccccacatacccacaacggtcagggatgggccaggccgaagccaggaactcagtcccatccaggtgtcccatggcGGTGGCGGGGACctacgcacttgagccatcattgctgcccgCAGGgctcaccagcaggaagctgggactggaccgCAGACTCCCTGATGTGGGGTGCGCACGTCCCAGACTGTGGCTGAACACTGCTGGGCCAGACGCTCAGCCCTCGAGGCGCTTCACACAGCCACCAGCAGGATGCTGTTTGGAAGCAGAATTAGGAGACAGTAGCAGCTGACGGGTTTGCGAGAGGTTGGTTCTTGCTAAAATGCAGCAACTATGTGCGTACCCTAacttccctctctttcctcaCAGCATTTTAAGGCTCTCGCTGAGGGCAAGAAAGCATTCACCCCTCCATCCAACTCCACCTCCCAAGCCGGGGATGCCGAGACACCGGCCTTCAGCTGAGCCGCTTCCCGGGCAGCGAGGGCACGGCCGGCCCGcaggctgccttcctggggcgGTGCGCAGCTTCACCGCTGCGGAGACGGGACGAGAAGAACTGGAATTTGCTGAGGGATCCGTGGAGCTCGGGCTGGGAGGAAAGCTTAAAAAGATACTTTGTCTGGGATAGGAATGCAATTACCTTCAAGTTCACTGACaaagattttctaaataaaataccCTACCTGTTGTTGTTTCCTGCTTTTCtttgaaatgaaagagaaaaggcTGTTGGAGCAGAAGGTGGAGGCAAAGAAGGTGGCCTGGTAATAATGAGGTCACGTGCAGGCAGTGTCATCAACCAGCTTTGCCCACGGAGGCCACCCCAGGGCGGGCGTGGAGGGACCCGTTTTGCTCGGGGTCCCTGTCCAGAGAATGCCGGCCTCCGGCAGGCCCCGTCTGGCTGTGCGCTCCCCGCCTCGCTGTTGCAGGAATCCAGgcaggtggctgtggctggggtcAGGGCGGAAGTTGGAGAGACCGACGGATTTGGGGGATGTTTTGGAGTTAAAGCAAACTCTGGTCAGGAAACCTGAAACTGCACtgcttcttttttgatttttttaaaagtttatttatttgaaaagtacagttacagagagggagggagagctagGGACTGAACCGACCCCCATCTgggtgccagcgtcacaggcagtggctgtacctgccccaccacagtgccggccctggtgaCTCCAGGTTCTCCCTGCTCTGAAGCACATCCCAAACCCTGCGAGGGGTGACCTGGGGATTACACGAAGTGTTACGTGGCTGAATCCATGCCCAGAGACTGCGAATAGCACGGGTGAGCTGCACTTCCtgtctgagctcctggctgtgcCTGCGCTTTTGAGTATCCCTTCTGCTCTCCACCCTGGCCTGAGCCACTGCTTCCAGTCTCCGCTgtcccccagctccagctgctccctcCTGGCTGCCTGCCCTGCGCCCTGGGAGAGGTCAGTTACCTTCTCTGCCTCCTTAACCCAGCTGTCAAACAGAATGAACACCAGCTCACCTCTTCGGCTCTTCCGAGGGTAACAGATACGTGAGAAGATGAAGTGCCACCAAGCGTAAATCTGCAGCGTGGCTCTTTAGATTTTCCATTTGGCTGCTCTGTCTCCACCCCAAGACCCTCACATCCACAGTTCCCAGATGTGGACCGCAAAACCCAGCTGCTTGCCGCACTCCAAACAGGGCTTGGGAGTTCTCTTCTGACTCAGCCTTTATGGAGGCTGTTTTTCGTGTTGGAAATGtccctccccatctctgctgATCCGAGGTCCTTAACACTTCTACAACAAAAGTCAAGCCCAAGTAGTTACATCTTTACCCCTTCCTTTaatcttactaaaaaaaaaaaacgacacataagagttttaattttttgaaaggcagagtaacagagaaggagagtttGAGAAAGAgctgtcctggggctggcactgtggcatacaccacctgcgatgctggcatcccacatgggcaccagttcaagtcccggctgctccacttctgatccagctccctgttaatgtgcctgggaaagcagtgtaaaacagcccaagctcttgggcccctgcatctatgtggaagacctggaagaggctcctggcttcggcctggcccatggctggctgttgtggccatctgaggagtgaactagaggatgaagggtctctccctctatctctgtgactcttttgagaataaataaatacttaaaaaaaaatagagaaagctttttcatctgctggtttattccccaagtgactgcaacagccagggctgggtcaggccaaagccagggacatgGAACTTGGCtaaagtctcccaagtgggtggcagggatccaagcacttgggccatcctctgctgcttttccaggcacgttagcagggaattggattggaatcagagcagctgggacttgaactggcactcagatattaAATGCCAACatttcaagcagcagcttaacctgctgtgccattatGCCTGTCTcaagaatttttgttttaaaaaaacataaaccaGTTAGGACAGATGACAGAAGAAAATGACCACCGACTATATAAGCAACATAATTTTGGAATGTGGACAAGAGTAActgtggggtgggcagggtggggaggcagagaagaACTCTGAAACCGTGGAGGAGAGAGCCCAGAACGGAAGCTGTTGGACACCGGAACCCTAGAAAGTGCCAGGAATGGAAGGTGCCAGGCGTTTCTGATGGCAGGTGTGCCGTGTGCGGCTGAGAGCAGGCCTGGTGAAGGGCTGTGGACGGAGTGGGGTCCCAGAAACTTCCCCACCTACCTCCTTGCCCCGACAGAAGATGGACAGCTCTGACCGCGGAGGCTCTGGGCAGGAGCACCTCTGAGGACAGAAGGAAGGGGCCGTATTTAAAATAAGgattgtggggccggtgctgtgcagtAGGCTGATGCTCCGCCCGCGGCGacggcgtcccacatgggcgcggGTTGATGCAACAGAGCCGAGCGTGGGTGCGTGGGTGCTCGCTATTTATTTTCTCCACTGTGTGATTCAGAGATTTCATTTAGAAGGCATTTGAAGAAATGAAGCAAAGACATGGAACTCCATTCAGTCAAGTTTATTGAATTTACTTTGTGCTTCGCAC from Oryctolagus cuniculus chromosome 1, mOryCun1.1, whole genome shotgun sequence includes these protein-coding regions:
- the TMEM25 gene encoding transmembrane protein 25 isoform X1, with translation MPGSWRVNSWRNCWARQLPPGSQRGSPLLSAVRGPGRAMALPPGPAALLHSLLLVPGLLSSGLSRRPSLISSDSNNLKLNNVRLPRENMSLPSNLQLNDLTPDCRAGKPADQQMAQNSSRPELLDPEPGGLLTSREVLLPRASAVRAVHLLSGQGEVLRTSDQQRWGGTFPTRKTASIKAESEENSQALFGVRQAAGFCGPHLGTVDVRVLGWRQSSQMENLKSHAADLRLVALHLLTYLLPSEEPKRSPLAGFGMCFRAGRTWSHQGRHCGGAGTATACDAGTQMGVGSVPSSPSLSVTVLFK
- the IFT46 gene encoding intraflagellar transport protein 46 homolog isoform X2 yields the protein MLQMFMLQGLPSARLRSKTRADNNSDQYEEENNKMTPQRGFSENDDEDYGDDDDSSETDSDTDEDEEHGPPPEGAYDPADYEHLPVSAEIKELFQYISRYTPQLIELDHKLKPFIPDFIPAVGDIDAFLKVPRPDGKPDNLGLLVLDEPSTKQSDPTVLSLWLTENSKQHNVTQHVKVKSVEDTEKNPKAIDTWIESICELHRSKPPATVHYTRPMPDIDTLMQEWSPEFEELLGKVSLPTAEIDCSLAEYIDMICAILDIPVYKSRIQSLHLLFSLYSEFKNSQHFKALAEGKKAFTPPSNSTSQAGDAETPAFS
- the TMEM25 gene encoding transmembrane protein 25 isoform X3; its protein translation is MALPPGPAALLHSLLLVPGLLSSGLSRRPSLISSDSNNLKLNNVRLPRENMSLPSNLQLNDLTPDCRAGKPADQQMAQNSSRPELLDPEPGGLLTSREVLLPRASAVRAVHLLSGQGEVLRTSDQQRWGGTFPTRKTASIKAESEENSQALFGVRQAAGFCGPHLGTVDVRVLGWRQSSQMENLKSHAADLRLVALHLLTYLLPSEEPKRSPLAGFGMCFRAGRTWSHQGRHCGGAGTATACDAGTQMGVGSVPSSPSLSVTVLFK
- the IFT46 gene encoding intraflagellar transport protein 46 homolog isoform X3, whose product is MLQMFMLQGLPSARLRSKTRADNNSDQYEEENNKERKKTSQMTPQRGFSENDDEDYGDDDDSSETDSDTDEDEEHGPPPEGAYDPADYEHLPVSAEIKELFQYISRYTPQLIELDHKLKPFIPDFIPAVGDIDAFLKVPRPDGKPDNLGLLVLDEPSTKQSDPTVLSLWLTENSKQHNVTQHVKVKSVEDTEKNPKAIDTWIESICELHRSKPPATVHYTRPMPDIDTLMQEWSPEFEELLGKVSLPTAEIDCSLAEYIDMICGSVFVCFSHPGHPCLQEPDSVPAPALFPLLGVQEFTAF
- the TMEM25 gene encoding transmembrane protein 25 isoform X2, which translates into the protein MPGSWRVNSWRNCWARQLPPGSQRGSPLLSAVRGPGRAMALPPGPAALLHSLLLVPGLLSSGLSRRPSLISSDSNNLKLNNVRLPRENMSLPSNLQLNDLTPDCRGKPADQQMAQNSSRPELLDPEPGGLLTSREVLLPRASAVRAVHLLSGQGEVLRTSDQQRWGGTFPTRKTASIKAESEENSQALFGVRQAAGFCGPHLGTVDVRVLGWRQSSQMENLKSHAADLRLVALHLLTYLLPSEEPKRSPLAGFGMCFRAGRTWSHQGRHCGGAGTATACDAGTQMGVGSVPSSPSLSVTVLFK
- the IFT46 gene encoding intraflagellar transport protein 46 homolog isoform X1 is translated as MLQMFMLQGLPSARLRSKTRADNNSDQYEEENNKERKKTSQMTPQRGFSENDDEDYGDDDDSSETDSDTDEDEEHGPPPEGAYDPADYEHLPVSAEIKELFQYISRYTPQLIELDHKLKPFIPDFIPAVGDIDAFLKVPRPDGKPDNLGLLVLDEPSTKQSDPTVLSLWLTENSKQHNVTQHVKVKSVEDTEKNPKAIDTWIESICELHRSKPPATVHYTRPMPDIDTLMQEWSPEFEELLGKVSLPTAEIDCSLAEYIDMICAILDIPVYKSRIQSLHLLFSLYSEFKNSQHFKALAEGKKAFTPPSNSTSQAGDAETPAFS
- the IFT46 gene encoding intraflagellar transport protein 46 homolog isoform X4, with protein sequence MTPQRGFSENDDEDYGDDDDSSETDSDTDEDEEHGPPPEGAYDPADYEHLPVSAEIKELFQYISRYTPQLIELDHKLKPFIPDFIPAVGDIDAFLKVPRPDGKPDNLGLLVLDEPSTKQSDPTVLSLWLTENSKQHNVTQHVKVKSVEDTEKNPKAIDTWIESICELHRSKPPATVHYTRPMPDIDTLMQEWSPEFEELLGKVSLPTAEIDCSLAEYIDMICAILDIPVYKSRIQSLHLLFSLYSEFKNSQHFKALAEGKKAFTPPSNSTSQAGDAETPAFS